The Candidatus Campbellbacteria bacterium genomic interval TGGTGGTATTGAATATGTCGTCACGGCGCCCAAGGGTGGTTTGGTTGGGACAGAGATTTTTATGCGACATATGAGTGTTACGGCAACGGAGACGCTTATTTTTACTGCTTTACTGGCGAAAGGGACGACGGTTTTAAAGAATTGTGCTATTGAGCCAGAGGTTTCTCATCTGGTTGAGTTTCTAAATAAATGTGGCGCTGTTATTACTGGTGCGGGAACGCCAACGATAACGATAGAGGGTGGTTCGTTGTTGAAGGCGTCTGGTAAGAGTTATACACTTCCTGCTGATAGGGTAGAGGCGGGTAGTTTTTTGATGTTGGGTATTCTTGCTGCTGAGAATCTTGAAATAACTAACTGCAACCCTGAACATCTTGAGAGTTTGATTGATACTTTGAGGCGTTCGGGGGCAAACAATTTTGAGGTGACAAAAAATTCTTTCATCATAAAAAAGGAAGATAGGAAGAAGGTCTTGCCAGCGTCCTATCCGATAAATATACAGACACACGAGTATCCTGGTTTTCCGACTGATTTGCAATCCATAATAGCGGTATATGCGAGCCAATTAAAAGGAAGGAGTTTTATATTTGAATCAATATTTGAAGACAGGTTTCGCTATCTTGATTATTTGAAAAAGTTTGGCGTGAGGTTTAATATGATAAACAGGAGAGAGATAGAGATTGATGGGCCTACGAAACTTAATGGTTCGGTTATTACAAAGGTGCCGGATTTGAGGGCTGGTTTTGCTTTGATAACCGCAGCGGCTATCGCTGAGGGGGAAACGGTGATAAGAGATTTGAAGCATGTTAATAGGGGGTATGAGGATCTTGAGAAAAAATTGAGGGGAATTGGTTTAGATATAATAAGAGAGTAGTAATAATATGAAATTATTTAGTTCAGGCATAGGAATTGATTTGGGAACGACTTATGTGTTGGTTTATGTTCCACAAAAGGGCGTGATAATAAACGAGCCGTCAATAATCGCTGTATCAAAAGATACTGGCAAGATTTGTGCGGTTGGTGATGAGGCAAAGCAGATGTTGGGAAGGACGCCTGAGAGCATTGAGGTTCATAGACCTATGAAGGATGGTGTTATCGCTGATTACAAGGTAACAGAAGTGATGTTGCGGTATTTTATAAGAAAAGCAATAGGAAAATACAATCCTTTCAAGCCGCAGGTTGTCGTGTCTGTTCCTGCAGGTGTAACATCCACGGAGAGAAGAGCAGTTGTTGAGGCTGCGAAACGGGCGGGCGCGAAAGATGTGTATGTTTCAAAAGAGCCGATTTTGGCGGCAATAGGTGCTGGCGTTAAGGTTCATGAATCTCAAGGTCATATGATTGTAGATGCAGGTGGCGGAACTATTGATGTCGCTATAATTTCACTTGGTGGCATAGTTAAATGCACTTCTGTTAAGTGTGCGGGCAATAGGATAGACCAAGCGATAATGGATTATATGAGGAAAAACCTTAACTTAGCGATAGGGTATAAAACTGCAGAGGCGATAAAAATAAAAGTTGGTTCTGCTATCCCTATGAAAGATGAACTTTCAATGAAGGTTACAGGGCGAGATGTTATGACGGGTCTTCCAAGGGTAAAAGAGGTGAGGACGAATGAGATAGTAAGGGCGATAGGGAAAGAGTTGAATGAGATGATAAATGCGATAAAATCTGTTTTCAACGACCTTAGACCAGAATTGGCGGAAGATATAATGGAAAATGGGATAATAATGACAGGTGGCACCTCGCAATTGCGCAATTTTCAGCAGTTGGTGGAGGAAAGGACTGGTGTTTTTGCCACTCTCGCTGAACGGTCTCAATATTGCGTTGCTTGTGGGACTGGAACAGTGTTGAAATATTTAGACACTTACAAGCATGCGTTGGTATTGAATAGATGATTAAATAATAATATGATAATATATAAATTAATATGAAAAGTTTTTATTTTTCAATTATAGGAATGATAGTAATTTTGGGGGTTATTTTTTATTTCGCTGGATCCAGTGATGGTGGCAGTGGCAGTGATAAACAATCAAGGGCGAAACAAAATTATGATCCAGCCACTGCCACGGAGGATGAGAAGCTGGCGTTTCATCTTGATGAAACTGGCTCTATATTTTACGGAGCGTTTTGGTGCCCAGCATGTGAAAGCCAAAAAAATATGTTTGATGACAAAGGACAAAAACTTTTGCCTTATGTTGAGTGTTCTCTCCCAAACAGAAGGGGGCAGTATCCAGTATGTGATGAGGCAGGTGTCAGAAGTTATCCAACATGGCATTTTACAAGTGGTTTGGTATGTCCAAGTGTCCTAACAAAAGGAGCACTTGCTGTTGCATCTGGATATAATGGTTATACAGAATCTATTACTATTGATGAATTGATAGAGAGTTATGGTGAGCGATCGCCCAATTTGAAGGATAGAGATATTTCATTTTATGCAGAGACTTTGGAATTAGACCCAGAAAATATAACTGTGGATTTACTTATACAATCCGTTGAATTAGTAAATTGTAGAATTGAATCTCCATTACCAACAGATAATCAGCCAAGCGAAGAGTCGGATGAGCAGTAGTGTAAAAAACAAAGTATCAGAAATATTTGAGAAGCCACTTTCTCATTCTTATATTGTTTATGACAAACCGCTTGAAACCGCTAAATTGATAAAAGAAGAGATAGGGAGTAAGTTGCCAAAAGCACTTATTATTGATGCGAATTATGAGAATTTTTTGGTTGAAGAAGCAAAAAGTCTTGATAGGGAGGCGTTTCATTCTGTGTCAAAAGATAGACCGAAGATTTTGATTATCTCTTGTTTTGGAATTACCGTTCAGGCACAAAACGCTTTATTAAAGACCTTTGAAGAATCGTCAAAAAACATACACTTTTTCTTTTGTGTCCCTAATGACATACAGCTTCTGCCCACTTTGAAGTCAAGATGTACTCTTGTTTATATGGGTAGGTCGGAAGAGGTTATAGGAAAGAAATTTTTGTCTATGTCTTTAGAAAAGCGTTTTTCTTATATTGACACTCTTATTTTGGAGAACAATAAAGAAATAGTTTCTGATTTTCTGAATTCCCTTGAATATGAGTGTCACAATCATATAATGGAAGGGAAGGCGGACACAAGGGAAGTCAGGGCTTATTCTGCTATTATGCTTGCACGGGAATATTTGAGAGATACGGCTGTGTCTATAAAGCAGATATTAAGGCATATAGCAACTTCTTGTTAAATATAAAATGGCATTTGATTTTACAGAGTTTAAAGATCATATCGGAAAGACAGAAAAATGGCTGTCAAACGAGTTCTCTATGATGAGAACGGGAAGGGCATCTTTGTCCGTTCTTGATGGGGTAAAAGTTAATAATTATGGTTCAATTGTTCCTCTAAACACCATCGCGACATTATCAATAGAAGACCCACGCACAATTTCAGTAAATGTATGGGACAGTAATGTTATAGGCGAAGTGGAGAAGGCAATAACAAAAGCAGATTTAGGGTTGTCTGTTTCTGTGACAGATGCTTTTGTAAGAGTGTCTTTTCCCGAGATTACTTCAGAGAATAAAGCGCTGTTGTTGAAAAAAGCGAAAGAAAAACATGAGGAAGCACGGATATCAATAAGACAAATAAGGGATAAAATATGGAATACGATACAGAAACAACAAAAGGATAAAGAGATAAATGAGGATGAGAAATTTAGATATAAAAATGAAATGGAAAAACTTGTTGATGAAACTCACAAGAAATTACAAGCCATAACCGAACAAAAAGAGAAAGAATTGCAATAGAATTTTAATATGCTTGGAATAGTCATTTTTGTAATAGTTTTATTTGTTGTTATCGTAGTCCATGAATTTGGGCATTTTATAGCGGCAAAATCTGCAGGCATAAAGGTAGAAGAGTTTTCTGTTGGTTTTCCGCCACGCATAACCTCTGTAAAGAAAGGTGAAACCTTGTATTCACTTGGGATGATTCCCATAGGTGGTTTTGTGAAATTGTTTGGTGATGGGGATGAAAACACAGATAAACCAAGATCTTTTAGAAAAGCATCCAATTTTTCACAAGCAGCCACACTGTGTGCAGGTGTTGCGTTTAATTTTGTTTTGGGCTTGATACTTTTTACTATTGTTTATATGGTCGGAAATTATGTGCCGTATGACGAACGGCAACATAGCAGTTCAGACATATCTGTAATGATAGTGGGAATTTTGGAAAATTCTCCTGCATCTTCTTTTTTTCAAGCAGGGGATATAATCAAAAAAATTGATGTAAATAATAATGTCGTAGAGCCCAAAAATAGAGAGGAAGTGTCGGAAGCGTTGAAAACAGATGAGGAAGTAAATATTACTTATGTAAGAGATAATAAAGAATATAACTCGTCTTTATCTGCCGAGGAGTTGGAAGTTGGCGGTGTTGTTGTGAATGCGATAGGAATACAAACAAGGGATGTGATATATGAAAGGTATGGTTTTTTTAGTGCTGTAAGAGAAAGTTTTAATCTTGTGGTTTTTATTGTGAGAGAAACTCTTATCGCGCTTTTTAATCTTGTCAGAACATTTGATACAAGTCAGCTTGCTGGACCTGTCGGTATCGCACAGATAACTTCGCAGACAGCAGCGTTTGGCTTTATTCCGTTGGTATTTTTTACAGGGCTATTGTCGGTGAGTATAGGGGTTTTGAATTTGTTGCCGATACCTGCTCTTGATGGTGGAAGATTGCTTTTGTTGGGAGTTGGGGTTGTGATGGGAAGACCTGTTTCTATAAAAACTGAAAGAGCGCTTAATGGTGTGGGATTTCTTTTGCTCATAGCGCTTCTCGTTGTGGTTACTTTTGTAGATATAAATAGATTGTTTTGATTTGGATGAAAAAAGGATGGGGCGGACTTAAAAAGTCCGCCCCGATTTGGTCTACGCCGCTTCGGTCCTATCGACTTCCATCATGTTCATGATCCCTTCCTGGACCTCAGAGTAAGCTTCGTCGAATTTTTCCTCAATCAGCAAATTCCTTGCCCGATTGACTGCCTTCTTCGCTTCCACGAAGCGAAAATAGCGCCAGCCGCCTTTCTTTACGTTGGCCGCGTTTACCCGAAGCTCCAAGTAATTGATTGAGTTCCTCGTAAGAGTGTAAATTCTCTCCTTTGGAACTTGGACCATCTCGGTGGTCTGGTCAATGTGCATAAATGGTTCCTCCTGTTTTGAAAAACCAGTTCGCAACTGTCTCCAATTGCGAGGTGATTGATGGCTTTTGAAGACCATCCCACTATTAATGATAGCATATGTAGATATTTTTGTCAAGGGGGGATAAAAGGGTCGCGTGAAGCGACCAATCGCAAATGATAGATTGTTAAAGTATGGGTTTGACCGCAACGAGCCTGCGAGTTGCGTCAGCGAGGTGGTGAAACCGCCGAGCGATAGTAAAAAGGGAAGGGGCGGACTTAAAAAGTCCGCCCCGATTTGGCTTACAGAAGCCCTAAACCTGCGCGCTCTGCTCTGTCTATTTCACAAGTTGCAGAAAGAGTTTCTGTTACTGCTTTTTGAATCTGTCCTTCTTCCAGCAGTGCCCATGCTTCCGTTAAGGATTCTTTTGCTTCTTCCAGCAGTGCCCGTGCTTCCGTTAAGGATTCTCTCACTTTTTTCAGCTTTTTCAGCGGACAATAAACCATCGGTTTGTTGTCATCCTGCAATCTGCCAACTCGTTCATTTGCTGAAATAATTTGTCTTTTCGCAAGCTCGCGAATATCTTCCACATTGATTTCTACCGTCCTTGACGGCAGAGGGGCAACGCCTACTGCTTCCATAACACTTCCTCCTGTTCTGAAAAGATCATTCGGCAACAGCAAGTCGCCTTCTATTATTAATAGTAAAATATATAGATATTTTTGTCAAATGCCGAGCGATAGCGAGCGATAATGAATAGAGGGCGAGCCATTTGACTATAATGCTTTTCTCACATATATTATTAATATATGTTACAGTCCCTATTAGGTATAAAGACAACAAGAGAAGCACCAAAAGACGAGGTTTCAAAGAATGCGATATTGCTTTCACGGGCAGGTTATATCCATAAAGAACTTGCGGGTGCTTATGTTCTTTTGCCACTTGGTCTGCGTGTTGCAAGAAAAATAGAAAAGATAATTCGGGATGAGATGGATGCGCTTGGAGGGATAGAGCTTCATATGACTGCACTACAACGCGAAGATCTTTGGAAAAAGACGGACAGATGGGATGATAAAAAAGTAGACACTTGGTTTAAATCAAAACTTAATTCTGGTGGTGACATTGGTTTTGGATGGACTCACGAGGAAGTTATCACAAACCTTATGAAACATCATATAAGTTCTCATAAAGACTTTCCACGCCTTTTTTATCAGATTCAGACTAAGTTTCGCAATGAAAAAAGGGCAAAAAGTGGGTTGTTGAGAGGGAGAGAATTCACTATGAAGGACTTGTATTCTTTTACTAGAACACAAGAAGAGCATAATGAGATATATGATGAGGTCGCAAATGCTTACCAGAGGATATATGATAATGTCGGCATTGGTGGTTCCACATACAATACCTTTGCTTCTGGGGGTCTTTTTGCAAAATTTAGCAATGAATTCCAGACGGTTACGGATGCAGGTGAGGATACTATATATATAGACGAAAACAAGAATATAGCAGTAAATAAAGAGGTTTTGAGTGATGAGGTGTGTGCTGATTTGGGCATAAAGAGAGAGGAATTGGTAGAAAAGAGGGCGATAGAGGTTGGTAATATATTTAGTTTGGGGACTCGTTTTTCAGATGATTTGGATTTGAATTATAAAGATGAGAACGGAAAGGAGCAGAAGGTTGTGATGGGTTCTTATGGAATTGGTGTTGAAAGATTGATGGGTGTTGTTGCAGAATTATATGGTGATGAAAATTCAATGATTTTTCCTACCACGATAGCGCCTTTTGATATACATTTAATTATGCTTGACGAAGGGGATGAAAATGTTAGTATGGAAGCGAAAGAGCTGTATGATTCGTTGCAGTATAGAGGGGTTGAAGTTTTGCTTGATGACCGACAGGTTAGTGCAGGTGAAAAACTAAAAGATTCTGATTTGTTGGGTATTCCAAAATGTGCGATTGTCTCTTCAAGGACGATTAAGAAAAAGAAGGTGGAGTATCACGACCGCATAAATGATATGAAGAAAGATATATCAAAAGATGAGTTTTATGCAGAGTTTGTATAATATATAAATTAATATGGAAAGTTTTTTCAAAAAAATAATAGACAAAGTAAGAAATTCTTTAACGAATGATATAGGTATTGATTTAGGAACGGTTAATACTCTTGTTCATATAAAAGGTAAGGGGATAATATACAACGAGCCGTCATTGGTAGCAGTCAATCAGAAAACGGGAAAGATAGTTGCGATAGGGCATAAAGCTCTTGAAATGCTTGGTAAAGCGCCAAAACATATCAACATAATACATCCGCTTGTGGATGGTGTGGTGTCAGATTTTGAAGTGACGGAAGAGTTGATGAGGTATCTGTTGCGATTAGTCCAAAAGAAATACCCTAAATTCTTTGGTCCAAGGGCAGTTATAGGTGTTCCTTCAGAGATTACAAATGTTGAACAACGGGCAGTTCGCAGTGCGACAAGAAACGCCGGCGCAAGAGTTGTGCATATAATACCTGAGCCGCTTGCCGCTGCTGTTGGTATTGGGGTTCCTATAGGAGAGATAAGAGGTGAGATGATAGTTGATATTGGTGGCGGAACAAGTGACATAATGGTGATTTCAATGGAGGGGATAGTCGCTTCTAAAAATGTTCGTGTTGCAGGGCAGAAAATGAATGATGCGATAGTGAATCATATAAGAGAGGTGTTCAAGCTTTTGATAGGGTTAAGGTCTGCAGAAGAATTAAAAAAACACACAAGCCCTTTTATTCTTGAAGACAGCAGAAAAAGATTTGCGATAAGAGGAAGAAATATAGTAAGCGGTTTGCCACAAGAGATAACTGTAACAGGACAAGATGTTCAGCACTCTATATCACATCTTACAGAAGAAATAATTGAGGGTATAAAAGAAGTACTTGAGTTGGCACCGCCAGAGATATCAGCAGATTTATATAAAAGAGGTCTTTATCTTGTTGGTGGTGGTGCGTTAATTCAAGGTCTTCCTGAAGTGATAAGTAAAGAAATAGGTATATTAGTAAAAGTTCCAGAAGATCCTTTGCTGTCTGTTGCATATGGAGCGGGGATAATAGCAAATGATGTTGATAGTTATAAAAACATACTAATACCTGATGATGACGATGAATAATAAATCTTTATTCAGCCGCCGTGGTCCAAATACAAGAAAAGCCCTTCTTTCTTTTGCTTTATTGTTGTTTTTGCTGTCTTTGTTGTTTCCAAATTTTGTGAGGGGTATAAATCATACTGTTTTTGAGTCAGTTTTTAAGGCAGGCGATTATACAGAAGATAATATTTTAATAGCAAAAGATATTGTGTCATATAGTAAGGCAGATCTAATAGAGGAAAATCAAAGATTGAGGGAAGATAATAGGCTGCTAAAAGCTATTGCTGGTATAGGTAAGATAAACATAAAAGAGGTGGGTTCGGATGAGAGTATACGTGCTGACATCCTTGCTGGTCCTCTGCAATTCCGCAGTTTTGCAGCGCTGATTAATAAAGGTAGTAAGGATGGTATAGAAATAGGGAAATTCGCACACACAACGGTCGGATTGCCTTATGGCATCGTCAGAAGTGTGAATAAATCAACTTCTTTGGTGATTCCTTTTTCAAGCCCTATCGTAGATGCTTTGTTTTCAATAAATGGCCATATAACTGAGGGTGCTGGAAGAGGTGGGGATGTATTGATAGAAATTCCACACAATATAGAGGTTTCAGTAGGAGATTCTGTGAAAATACACAAAGATGATGTGTGGGTGTTTGGAAAAGTTCAATCAATTGAAAGGGATGAGGCAGATATATCGGTAAAAGTGTTTGTTCAGCCGGCAGTTAATATATTTGAAACTTCTCTTTTGTTCATAGAAAAATAATTATGAAGGGCATTATTTTACATCTTTCACTCATAATATCGCTTATATTTTTGCCATATTGGGTATCTTTTATAATTTTAATTGTTTTTATAGTCCTATCTTTAGGTGAAGAGGCGCTTGTATGGGCGATTATCGTAGATTCTCTTAATTCTGTGCCAGATGTCGCTTGGTATATGAATTTTTATCTAACTATAATATGTTTCACTCTATATATTGTCTATTATCTGGTCAGACCTCGAATAATGATATACGATTAAATTATCAATGAAAAAGGAAAATAACGACATAGAAATAGAAGAAATAATACAAGATGCGATAAATCTGCCTAAATTCCTTGATAAAGAGGATGAAGGACATATAGTAAGCATCGTCCCACAAAAGGCGATAGTTATAACAGGTCTACTGATATTTCTCTTGCTATTCCTTTTTATAGGAAGGACTTTCTTTTTACAGATAGTTAATGGCTCGGTATATGCTGATATAAGCAGAAAAAACTCATTTAACAAAGAAATTATATTTCAGAAAAGAGGGATAATATATGACAGGAATGGCGAAAGAATCGGATGGAACAGTAAAAATGAGGAAGAAGACTTTCCTTATCGTAAATATACGGACAAAAATGGTATGGCTCATTTGATTGGCTTTGTTTCTTATCCTCAAAAGGATGACAAGGGATTTTATTTCAGAGAAAGCATTGAGGGTATTGATGGCGTGGAGGAGTTGTTTAATGATCATCTTTCTGGTCGGGCAGGTTCAATAATTGTTGAAAAAAACGCAAAAGGTGATACATTATCAAAACATATATTAGATAACCCAGTAAATGGAAAAGATATTGAGCTTTCTGTTGATTCAGATATAAGCGATTTTCTTTATAACAAAATGGAAATGACCGCAGAAGAGAGAGGGTTTCAAGGTGGTTCTGCGTTACTTATGAGCCTTGAAACAGGGGAATTGCTTGCATTAGTGAATTACCCAGAATATGCCCAAGAAGAAATAGCAAGCGGTAATGAGGAGGAAATAGAAAAATTCTTAAAGGATGATAAATCCCCTTTCTTTAATAGAGCAATTTCTGGTCTTTATTCTCCTGGTTCTACGATAAAACCATTCGTTGCTTTTGGTGTTCTTGAGGAAGACATAATCTCTCCACATAAAATTATAAATGTTACCGGTTCAATAGAAATACAAAACCCATATAACAAAGAATTAAAAAGTGTGTTCCATGATTGGAAACCACATGGTCCTGTTGATTTTGTGAGAGCATTAGCAGTGTCTTCTAATATTTACTTTTATCAAATAGGTGGAGGTTTTGAAACACAGAAAGGATTGGGTATTAAGAAAATTGAAGAATACCTGAGAAAGTTTCAAATAGGCGCATCTACGGACACAGGTCTTGCTTATGAACCAGATGGGGTTATACCCACGCCAGAATGGAAAGAGGAAGTGTTTAATGATCCGTGGAGGGTTGGTGATACATATAATACAGTTGTAGGACAATATGGATTTGAAGTGACACCTCTTCAAATGATTAGATCTATCTCAGGGATAGCAAAGGGAAGTGTGGTTACACCCACGATAACAAAGCCAGATGAAGTGAGTGAAAGGGCAATAGAATTAAAAGATGATGATTCTTTTGACTTGGTAAGGGAAGGGATGAGACAAGCAGTTTTATCAGGGACTGCAAAAGGGCTTAATGTTCCTTATGTTGATATCGCGGCAAAGACAGGAACAGCAGAAATAGGCGTAAAAAAAGATTTAGTGAATTCATGGGCTATAGGTTTCTTTCCTTATGAAGAACCAAAATATGTATTTGCCGTAGTGATGGAAAGAGGACCAGTAGAAAACACAATCGGTGGGGTATTTGTTGCAAGAGGTATGTTTGACTGGATGGCGGAGAACAAAAGGGAGTTGTTGCAATAAGGCTAAATATATGTAATAATGCTGTCATTATGGAAAATGACAAAAGAGAAATAACAAAAGAATATAAAGAGCAATTAAAGAAAGAGTTAAAAGAGCTAACTACTGTTAAGCGTAAGGAAGTTGTGGAAGCGTTGAAACAAGCAAGAGCACACGGAGACCTTTCTGAGAATGCGGAATATCATGCGTGTCGCGAGATGCAGGGACAACTGGAGCAAAAGATAAAAGAGATAGAAGATATACTTTTGAATTCAGTTGTTGTGGAATCAAGTGACAAAAACATTGTTGGCGTGGGTTGTGTTGTAAAACTCAAAAAAGCACCATCAAATGAAGAAGTGGTTTTTAAGATAGTAAGCCCAGAGGAATCAAATATAGCCGAATCCAAGTTGTCTTACCAGTCGCCATTGGGGACTTTATTGATTGACAAGAAAACAGGCGATATTGTTTCAGTGGAAGCCAAAAGTGGGAAAATAGACTATAAGATTCTCTCAATAGAATAAATCACAAAATTATTAAAATTTTGTCTCAAAAAACACCTTTATTTATAGGGGTGTTTTTATATTGTGGAAAACTCTGTGGAAAGTGGGGAATAATGTTATATAGTAATAACTAGGTGGGGCATAGTGGGATATATATGTTAATAGGAGAATACAAACACAAGATGGATGAGAAGTTTAGAGTTTCTCTTCCATCAAGATTTAGAAAGAACCTCGGTAATACAATTGTATTAACTCGGGGTCTTGAGCGTTGTGTGTTTGCATATAACCTTTCTCGTTGGAAGGAGATTACTGATA includes:
- a CDS encoding rod shape-determining protein codes for the protein MKLFSSGIGIDLGTTYVLVYVPQKGVIINEPSIIAVSKDTGKICAVGDEAKQMLGRTPESIEVHRPMKDGVIADYKVTEVMLRYFIRKAIGKYNPFKPQVVVSVPAGVTSTERRAVVEAAKRAGAKDVYVSKEPILAAIGAGVKVHESQGHMIVDAGGGTIDVAIISLGGIVKCTSVKCAGNRIDQAIMDYMRKNLNLAIGYKTAEAIKIKVGSAIPMKDELSMKVTGRDVMTGLPRVKEVRTNEIVRAIGKELNEMINAIKSVFNDLRPELAEDIMENGIIMTGGTSQLRNFQQLVEERTGVFATLAERSQYCVACGTGTVLKYLDTYKHALVLNR
- a CDS encoding rod shape-determining protein, which translates into the protein MESFFKKIIDKVRNSLTNDIGIDLGTVNTLVHIKGKGIIYNEPSLVAVNQKTGKIVAIGHKALEMLGKAPKHINIIHPLVDGVVSDFEVTEELMRYLLRLVQKKYPKFFGPRAVIGVPSEITNVEQRAVRSATRNAGARVVHIIPEPLAAAVGIGVPIGEIRGEMIVDIGGGTSDIMVISMEGIVASKNVRVAGQKMNDAIVNHIREVFKLLIGLRSAEELKKHTSPFILEDSRKRFAIRGRNIVSGLPQEITVTGQDVQHSISHLTEEIIEGIKEVLELAPPEISADLYKRGLYLVGGGALIQGLPEVISKEIGILVKVPEDPLLSVAYGAGIIANDVDSYKNILIPDDDDE
- the greA gene encoding transcription elongation factor GreA, with the protein product MENDKREITKEYKEQLKKELKELTTVKRKEVVEALKQARAHGDLSENAEYHACREMQGQLEQKIKEIEDILLNSVVVESSDKNIVGVGCVVKLKKAPSNEEVVFKIVSPEESNIAESKLSYQSPLGTLLIDKKTGDIVSVEAKSGKIDYKILSIE
- a CDS encoding penicillin-binding transpeptidase domain-containing protein, with amino-acid sequence MKKENNDIEIEEIIQDAINLPKFLDKEDEGHIVSIVPQKAIVITGLLIFLLLFLFIGRTFFLQIVNGSVYADISRKNSFNKEIIFQKRGIIYDRNGERIGWNSKNEEEDFPYRKYTDKNGMAHLIGFVSYPQKDDKGFYFRESIEGIDGVEELFNDHLSGRAGSIIVEKNAKGDTLSKHILDNPVNGKDIELSVDSDISDFLYNKMEMTAEERGFQGGSALLMSLETGELLALVNYPEYAQEEIASGNEEEIEKFLKDDKSPFFNRAISGLYSPGSTIKPFVAFGVLEEDIISPHKIINVTGSIEIQNPYNKELKSVFHDWKPHGPVDFVRALAVSSNIYFYQIGGGFETQKGLGIKKIEEYLRKFQIGASTDTGLAYEPDGVIPTPEWKEEVFNDPWRVGDTYNTVVGQYGFEVTPLQMIRSISGIAKGSVVTPTITKPDEVSERAIELKDDDSFDLVREGMRQAVLSGTAKGLNVPYVDIAAKTGTAEIGVKKDLVNSWAIGFFPYEEPKYVFAVVMERGPVENTIGGVFVARGMFDWMAENKRELLQ
- a CDS encoding His/Gly/Thr/Pro-type tRNA ligase C-terminal domain-containing protein, with protein sequence MLQSLLGIKTTREAPKDEVSKNAILLSRAGYIHKELAGAYVLLPLGLRVARKIEKIIRDEMDALGGIELHMTALQREDLWKKTDRWDDKKVDTWFKSKLNSGGDIGFGWTHEEVITNLMKHHISSHKDFPRLFYQIQTKFRNEKRAKSGLLRGREFTMKDLYSFTRTQEEHNEIYDEVANAYQRIYDNVGIGGSTYNTFASGGLFAKFSNEFQTVTDAGEDTIYIDENKNIAVNKEVLSDEVCADLGIKREELVEKRAIEVGNIFSLGTRFSDDLDLNYKDENGKEQKVVMGSYGIGVERLMGVVAELYGDENSMIFPTTIAPFDIHLIMLDEGDENVSMEAKELYDSLQYRGVEVLLDDRQVSAGEKLKDSDLLGIPKCAIVSSRTIKKKKVEYHDRINDMKKDISKDEFYAEFV
- the murA gene encoding UDP-N-acetylglucosamine 1-carboxyvinyltransferase; this encodes MSAITSKQKTSFVVKGRVGEKYLNGSVSISGAKNAALPALAASILFDDEISYNSIPFIDDIQVFMEILSSLGADIKKTNDGASVSFGGKMPKSVIDPSAMCALRGSIILTGPLLARTGRVVFSSPMGCPIGKRPIDFFIDGFKSFGADITIKENGGIEYVVTAPKGGLVGTEIFMRHMSVTATETLIFTALLAKGTTVLKNCAIEPEVSHLVEFLNKCGAVITGAGTPTITIEGGSLLKASGKSYTLPADRVEAGSFLMLGILAAENLEITNCNPEHLESLIDTLRRSGANNFEVTKNSFIIKKEDRKKVLPASYPINIQTHEYPGFPTDLQSIIAVYASQLKGRSFIFESIFEDRFRYLDYLKKFGVRFNMINRREIEIDGPTKLNGSVITKVPDLRAGFALITAAAIAEGETVIRDLKHVNRGYEDLEKKLRGIGLDIIRE
- a CDS encoding M50 family metallopeptidase — its product is MLGIVIFVIVLFVVIVVHEFGHFIAAKSAGIKVEEFSVGFPPRITSVKKGETLYSLGMIPIGGFVKLFGDGDENTDKPRSFRKASNFSQAATLCAGVAFNFVLGLILFTIVYMVGNYVPYDERQHSSSDISVMIVGILENSPASSFFQAGDIIKKIDVNNNVVEPKNREEVSEALKTDEEVNITYVRDNKEYNSSLSAEELEVGGVVVNAIGIQTRDVIYERYGFFSAVRESFNLVVFIVRETLIALFNLVRTFDTSQLAGPVGIAQITSQTAAFGFIPLVFFTGLLSVSIGVLNLLPIPALDGGRLLLLGVGVVMGRPVSIKTERALNGVGFLLLIALLVVVTFVDINRLF
- the frr gene encoding ribosome recycling factor, with product MAFDFTEFKDHIGKTEKWLSNEFSMMRTGRASLSVLDGVKVNNYGSIVPLNTIATLSIEDPRTISVNVWDSNVIGEVEKAITKADLGLSVSVTDAFVRVSFPEITSENKALLLKKAKEKHEEARISIRQIRDKIWNTIQKQQKDKEINEDEKFRYKNEMEKLVDETHKKLQAITEQKEKELQ